In Necator americanus strain Aroian chromosome IV, whole genome shotgun sequence, the following proteins share a genomic window:
- a CDS encoding hypothetical protein (NECATOR_CHRIV.G15753.T1) has product MSRLRDPAEYISKAKHEWVGHIMRRIDDRWTKRTLEWILRDAKRPRSPTRWGDVFATRSSAGIGSRTSSTSLMKLENILDDNGEGTKRMEEMLGPPH; this is encoded by the coding sequence atgtcgcgtcttcgcgaccctgcggaatatatatcgaaagcaaagcatgaATGGgtcggtcacattatgagaagaatcgacgatagatggactaaaagaacgctagagtggatcctaagagatgctaaacgcccgaGATCGCcgacgagatggggtgacgtgttcgctacgcGGAGCTCAGCTGGAATCGGCTCAAgaacctcgtcaacgtcactcatgaaacttgagaacatcttggatgacaatggcgagggaacgaaacgaatggaagagatgctggggcccccACACTGA
- a CDS encoding hypothetical protein (NECATOR_CHRIV.G15750.T2): MPYMLISTQIRLQTGPTFVGDGDSDKYLMERLQARPSQQLGNEFVASCMEYITPLSPRLVLDLLEKEGWKVVGMAGIGQTCAWTLYRNQ, translated from the exons ATGCCGTACATGCTAATATCGACACAAATTCGTCTGCAAACTGGACCAACTTTTGTTGGAGATGGAGACAGTGACAAGTATTTGATGGAAAGGTTACAAGCGAGACCATCTCAACAGCTCGGGAACGAGTTTGTGGCAAGTTGCATG GAATACATAACACCGCTAAGTCCCCGATTAGTTTTGGatcttctggaaaaagaaggatggaAAGTGGTGGGCATGGCGGGTATAGGGCAAACATGTGCATGGACTTTGTATAGGAAtcagtag
- a CDS encoding hypothetical protein (NECATOR_CHRIV.G15750.T1) — translation MPYMLISTQIRLQTGPTFVGDGDSDKYLMERLQARPSQQLGNEFVEYITPLSPRLVLDLLEKEGWKVVGMAGIGQTCAWTLYRNQ, via the exons ATGCCGTACATGCTAATATCGACACAAATTCGTCTGCAAACTGGACCAACTTTTGTTGGAGATGGAGACAGTGACAAGTATTTGATGGAAAGGTTACAAGCGAGACCATCTCAACAGCTCGGGAACGAGTTTGTG GAATACATAACACCGCTAAGTCCCCGATTAGTTTTGGatcttctggaaaaagaaggatggaAAGTGGTGGGCATGGCGGGTATAGGGCAAACATGTGCATGGACTTTGTATAGGAAtcagtag
- a CDS encoding hypothetical protein (NECATOR_CHRIV.G15757.T3) produces the protein MAYYEIDDLGISQEQYSVWGVGYDSEHDYAHFCLVGASGRKSMGSNEDWHVCFHLQQSSMQPCHHAFPTDDDFYRTRNHASKDSRSDFYWAEPYACNAITDNIYADVSASQQSKHVQHYSMEPNKQTNMETLLIRSPSKRQRDCIHDPCDIPLKRSCRQEGNDATFTCGCDELPFSPYSNRFTVRNLDGVEKSLELDDLVDMVLQVAKDVEDSNIAEHVVNLSKRRLQNKMAAARYRDKQKERHRYLQKEQVELERKNAKLKEIVQGLEREVVEYKAKIMQITFDLTH, from the exons ATGGCAtactacgaaattgacgatctTGGGATCTCTCAAGAACAATATAGTGTTTGGGGTGTAGGCTACGATAGTGAGCACGACTATGCTCACTTCTGTCTAGTCGGAGCGAGTGGACGAAAATCAATGGG gTCTAACGAAGATTGGCATGTTTGCTTCCACCTTCAGCAGTCGTCGATGCAGCCATGTCATCATGCCTTTCCAACTGATGATGACTTTTACCGCACCCGCAACCATGCTTCTAAGGATTCACGGAGTGATTTCTATTGG GCAGAACCGTACGCATGCAATGCCATCACTGACAATATATACGCCGATGTGAGTGCATCGCAACAGTCGAAACATGTTCAGCACTATTCAATGGAACCAAATAAACAAACGA ATATGGAAACTCTTCTGATCCGATCTCCATCGAAACGCCAGCGTGATTGTATCCATGATCCATGTGATATCCCTCTGAAGAGGAGTTGTCGTCAGGAAGG gaatgaTGCAACATTCACGTGTGGTTGTGATGAACTCCCTTTTTCGCCGTATTCCAATAGATTTACTGTGAG AAACCTTGACGGTGTGGAGAAATCATTGGAATTGGACGATTTGGTCGATATGGTTTTACAAGTGGCAAAAGATGTTGAGGATTCTAATATAG CGGAGCATGTGGTGAATCTTTCTAAAAGGCGGCTACAAAACAAGATGGCAGCGGCTCGTTATCGAGACAAACAGAAGGAAAGGCAC CGATATTTGCAAAAAGAACAAGTCGAGCTGGAGAGAAAGAATGCGAAACTAAAAGAAATCGTCCAAGGTCTGGAGCGCGAAGTCGTCGAGTACAAGGCGAAAATTATGCAAATAACTTTTGATCTCACTCACTAA
- a CDS encoding hypothetical protein (NECATOR_CHRIV.G15751.T3), whose translation MVQTSTLVKIAAGTFLVGSTEGLRIVGEHNQAREALGPPIQVGSVDLADRRHNYVGKTTSKLRIPVTGTVACGFMDVMAVRNDETSPFVTAKIRLVLDEDAVSIYDTGKWKEVDPAHVGRTREMAISDLIQAIQDVAWPEFLQPHVEVLLLWITWAVDYIDLDYLEQNIARWLPDLIGWANRILKTTKGIVGKKDLAAWCECIADWAVGGKL comes from the exons ATG GTCCAAACGTCCACCCTAGTCAAGATAGCTGCTGGAACATTTTTGGTGGGATCGACAG AAGGTCTACGGATTGTTGGGGAACACAACCAAGCTAGA GAAGCTCTTGGACCTCCCATACAAGTCGGTTCTGTTGATCTTGCAGATCGGCGTCACAACTATGTAGGGAAAACCACAAGTAAG CTCCGAATTCCAGTTACTGGAACCGTAGCATGTGGGTTTATGGACGTCATGGCAGTTCGAAATGATGAAACCTCGCCATTTGTTACGGCCAAAATAAG GCTTGTGTTGGACGAGGATGCTGTTTCCATCTATGATACTGGTAAATGGAAGGAAGTCGATCCTGCTCACGT AGGGCGGACCCGTGAAATGGCCATATCCGATCTGATCCAAGCGATACAAG ATGTGGCATGGCCTGAATTTTTGCAACCACATGTTGAAGTACTTCTTTTGTGGATCACCTGGGCAGTCGACTACATTGATTTGGACTACCTCGAG CAAAAtatcgcaaggtggctccctgatcttataggttgggcgaatcgaattttgaagaccaccaaaggaattgttggaaagaaggacCTTGCGGCTTGGTGCGAATGCATCGCAGATTGGGCGGTTGGTGGCAAACTCTAG
- a CDS encoding hypothetical protein (NECATOR_CHRIV.G15756.T1), with protein sequence MIGWIILVALTRPSKEKGWAHEGCRKIAEAGSRKNMEDYDFVIVNGSDTGLTEGDGFQILHHRYETVNGKHWVLFGKSLVSMVAVILEYSSKKSAPSVILECNPTLQTLYGKRESVTDGSLKRNITFDCEEPSDSYRQYLVARSVNKIKNQKCFSSSDIAVWIAKRYPYQNSEVTEQRISRILVPVKYSDLYNQYGMLICGIAGFIVGEFAFLTVATVLARNVREKLSILATGRSEISKSPNPISL encoded by the exons ATGATCGGTTGGATCATTCTCGTCGCTTTAACAAGACCGAGCAAGGAGAAAGGATGGGCCCATGAAG GATGTCGCAAAATTGCTGAAGCAGGCAGCAGGAAAAACATGGAGGACTATGATTTTGTGATTGTTAATGGCTCAGATACCGGTTTAACTGAAGGGGACGGTTTCCAGATCCTCCACCAT AGATACGAAACGGTCAATGGTAAACATTGGGTTCTTTTTGGTAAAAGTCTTGTAAGCATGGTTGCTGTGATTTTGGAATATTCAAG caaaaaatcGGCACCAAGTGTGATACTCGAATGCAATCCCACATTACAAACATTGTACGGTAAAAGAGAATCAGTTACGGATGGATCCCTCAAACGGAATATAACATTTGACTGTGAGGAACCATCAGATTCTTATAGGCAATATTTGGTTGCGAGATCGGTAAATAAGATCAAAAATCA aaagtgCTTCTCCTCCAGCGATATAGCAGTTTGGATTGCTAAGCGTTACCCGTACCAAAATTCCGAGGTTACAGAGCAGAGGATTAGTAGAATCCTAGTTCCAGTGAAGTATAGTGACTT ATATAACCAATATGGAATGCTTATCTGCGGAATTGCTGGATTCATCGTGGGAGAATTTGCATTTCTCACTGTGGCTACAGTTCTTGCTCGAAATGTCAGAGAGAAATTGAGCATTCTTGCAACTGGAAGAagcgaaatttcaaaatcaccTAATCCAATCTCACTCTGA
- a CDS encoding hypothetical protein (NECATOR_CHRIV.G15757.T2), with the protein MAYYEIDDLGISQEQYSVWGVGYDSEHDYAHFCLVGASGRKSMGSNEDWHVCFHLQQSSMQPCHHAFPTDDDFYRTRNHASKDSRSDFYWAEPYACNAITDNIYADVSASQQSKHVQHYSMEPNKQTNNK; encoded by the exons ATGGCAtactacgaaattgacgatctTGGGATCTCTCAAGAACAATATAGTGTTTGGGGTGTAGGCTACGATAGTGAGCACGACTATGCTCACTTCTGTCTAGTCGGAGCGAGTGGACGAAAATCAATGGG gTCTAACGAAGATTGGCATGTTTGCTTCCACCTTCAGCAGTCGTCGATGCAGCCATGTCATCATGCCTTTCCAACTGATGATGACTTTTACCGCACCCGCAACCATGCTTCTAAGGATTCACGGAGTGATTTCTATTGG GCAGAACCGTACGCATGCAATGCCATCACTGACAATATATACGCCGATGTGAGTGCATCGCAACAGTCGAAACATGTTCAGCACTATTCAATGGAACCAAATAAACAAACGA ATAACAAATAA
- a CDS encoding hypothetical protein (NECATOR_CHRIV.G15751.T1) — MVQTSTLVKIAAGTFLVGSTEGLRIVGEHNQARVSLMKSSNPLLQLREALGPPIQVGSVDLADRRHNYVGKTTSKLRIPVTGTVACGFMDVMAVRNDETSPFVTAKIRLVLDEDAVSIYDTGKWKEVDPAHV; from the exons ATG GTCCAAACGTCCACCCTAGTCAAGATAGCTGCTGGAACATTTTTGGTGGGATCGACAG AAGGTCTACGGATTGTTGGGGAACACAACCAAGCTAGAGTAAG CCTTATGAAAAGTTCTAATCCGCTGTTGCAGTTGCGA GAAGCTCTTGGACCTCCCATACAAGTCGGTTCTGTTGATCTTGCAGATCGGCGTCACAACTATGTAGGGAAAACCACAAGTAAG CTCCGAATTCCAGTTACTGGAACCGTAGCATGTGGGTTTATGGACGTCATGGCAGTTCGAAATGATGAAACCTCGCCATTTGTTACGGCCAAAATAAG GCTTGTGTTGGACGAGGATGCTGTTTCCATCTATGATACTGGTAAATGGAAGGAAGTCGATCCTGCTCACGTGTAG
- a CDS encoding hypothetical protein (NECATOR_CHRIV.G15755.T2) codes for MRSVWPLSLFEDIINSEWDEYLLWLFLPIIIVFVLPIFLVLFIYGCVIFLHIYGLRHQIREAYHTSYWNGARVAITSFWDAVGHVWHGYELHGIENVPDNGSALFIYYHGCLPLDVYYLIAKLVLHKNRSLHCVGDKFIFKIPGWSAICKVFSITAGTVEECTNQLKEGNLLCIAPGGVREALFSDPNVYDMLWGKRLGFARVVINSRTPVIPMFTENCRESFRTPVWGRSFFRWIYEKTKMPLCPIYGGFPVKMITHLGKPMTFDYDNVTPEEVRRQIKKEVRALIRQHQRLPGSILRGIAQRFRSVKAKQRDVLPEQIELLNRSNGQSNGTATQEDNPAVTSDAST; via the exons ATGCGGAGTGTATGGCCTCTAAGCTTGTTTGAGGATATAATTAATAGCGAATGGGACGAG TACTTGCTTTGGTTGTTCCTGCCAATTATTATTGTGTTCGTTCTGCCCATATTCTTGGTGTTGTTCATCTATGGTTGCGTCATATTTCTACACATCTATGGATTACGACATCAGATTCGCGAAGCCTATCATACTAGTTACTGGAATGGTGCTCGCGTAGCCATCACGTCATTTTGGGATGCGGTCGGACATGTCTGGcatg GTTACGAATTGCATGGCATCGAAAACGTGCCAGATAACGGGTCTGCCCTCTTCATCTACTATCACGGGTGTCTGCCGTTGGACGTCTATTACCTCATAGCTAAACTGGTACTCCACAAAAATCGTTCACTTCACTGTGTCGGCGACAAATTTATCTTTAAAATTCCAG GTTGGAGTGCGATCTGTAAAGTGTTTTCAATCACGGCAGGCACTGTTGAGGAGTGCACTAACCAACTGAAAGAGGGCAATCTTCTATGTATAGCTCCTGGAG GTGTTCGAGAGGCTTTGTTTTCTGATCCTAATGTCTACGATATGCTGTGGGGTAAGCGGCTTGGATTTGCGCGGGTTGTCATCAATTCGAGAACT cctgTAATTCCAATGTTTACGGAGAATTGTCGTGAATCGTTCCGTACTCCTGTATGGGGACGAAGTTTCTTCCGTTGGATTtacgagaaaacaaaaatgccCTTATGTCCTATTTATGGTGGATTTCCTGTGAAGATGATTACACATCTTGGCAAACCGATGACCTTCGACTACGACAACGTCACTCCCGAAGAA GTTCGCcgacaaattaaaaaagaagtacGGGCTTTGATACGACAACACCAACGTCTTCCTGGCAGCATACTTAGAGGTATCGCGCAACGATTCCGATCCGTAAAAGCAAAACAACGTGATGTACTGCCGGAGCAGATT GAGTTATTGAATCGGTCAAATGGTCAATCTAACGGCACTGCAACACAAGAAGACAACCCAGCAGTTACCAGTGATGCAAGCACATAG
- a CDS encoding hypothetical protein (NECATOR_CHRIV.G15755.T1) has protein sequence MRSVWPLSLFEDIINSEWDEYLLWLFLPIIIVFVLPIFLVLFIYGCVIFLHIYGLRHQIREAYHTSYWNGARVAITSFWDAVGHVWHGYELHGIENVPDNGSALFIYYHGCLPLDVYYLIAKLVLHKNRSLHCVGDKFIFKIPGWSAICKVFSITAGTVEECTNQLKEGNLLCIAPGGVREALFSDPNVYDMLWGKRLGFARVVINSRTPVIPMFTENCRESFRTPVWGRSFFRWIYEKTKMPLCPIYGGFPVKMITHLGKPMTFDYDNVTPEEVRRQIKKEVRALIRQHQRLPGSILRGIAQRFRSVKAKQRDVLPEQIIRYTRHPPAVELLNRSNGQSNGTATQEDNPAVTSDAST, from the exons ATGCGGAGTGTATGGCCTCTAAGCTTGTTTGAGGATATAATTAATAGCGAATGGGACGAG TACTTGCTTTGGTTGTTCCTGCCAATTATTATTGTGTTCGTTCTGCCCATATTCTTGGTGTTGTTCATCTATGGTTGCGTCATATTTCTACACATCTATGGATTACGACATCAGATTCGCGAAGCCTATCATACTAGTTACTGGAATGGTGCTCGCGTAGCCATCACGTCATTTTGGGATGCGGTCGGACATGTCTGGcatg GTTACGAATTGCATGGCATCGAAAACGTGCCAGATAACGGGTCTGCCCTCTTCATCTACTATCACGGGTGTCTGCCGTTGGACGTCTATTACCTCATAGCTAAACTGGTACTCCACAAAAATCGTTCACTTCACTGTGTCGGCGACAAATTTATCTTTAAAATTCCAG GTTGGAGTGCGATCTGTAAAGTGTTTTCAATCACGGCAGGCACTGTTGAGGAGTGCACTAACCAACTGAAAGAGGGCAATCTTCTATGTATAGCTCCTGGAG GTGTTCGAGAGGCTTTGTTTTCTGATCCTAATGTCTACGATATGCTGTGGGGTAAGCGGCTTGGATTTGCGCGGGTTGTCATCAATTCGAGAACT cctgTAATTCCAATGTTTACGGAGAATTGTCGTGAATCGTTCCGTACTCCTGTATGGGGACGAAGTTTCTTCCGTTGGATTtacgagaaaacaaaaatgccCTTATGTCCTATTTATGGTGGATTTCCTGTGAAGATGATTACACATCTTGGCAAACCGATGACCTTCGACTACGACAACGTCACTCCCGAAGAA GTTCGCcgacaaattaaaaaagaagtacGGGCTTTGATACGACAACACCAACGTCTTCCTGGCAGCATACTTAGAGGTATCGCGCAACGATTCCGATCCGTAAAAGCAAAACAACGTGATGTACTGCCGGAGCAGATT ATTCGCTATACAAGACATCCTCCTGCAGTG GAGTTATTGAATCGGTCAAATGGTCAATCTAACGGCACTGCAACACAAGAAGACAACCCAGCAGTTACCAGTGATGCAAGCACATAG
- a CDS encoding hypothetical protein (NECATOR_CHRIV.G15757.T1) gives MGLASPGRIVIQHFCYDKSVWKRLHPLQANCGHFCNYFGLEKKKNGISLYVKASYLRSNEDWHVCFHLQQSSMQPCHHAFPTDDDFYRTRNHASKDSRSDFYWAEPYACNAITDNIYADVSASQQSKHVQHYSMEPNKQTNMETLLIRSPSKRQRDCIHDPCDIPLKRSCRQEGNDATFTCGCDELPFSPYSNRFTVRNLDGVEKSLELDDLVDMVLQVAKDVEDSNIAEHVVNLSKRRLQNKMAAARYRDKQKERHRYLQKEQVELERKNAKLKEIVQGLEREVVEYKAKIMQITFDLTH, from the exons ATGGGCCTAGCCAGTCCGGGGCGAATCGTCATCCAACATTTCTGCTATGACAAATCTGTGTGGAAACGCTTACATCCG ttacaaGCTAATTGCGGGCACTTTTGCAACTATTTCGGtttagagaagaagaagaacggcATAAGCCTCTATGTGAAGGCGTCATATTTGAG gTCTAACGAAGATTGGCATGTTTGCTTCCACCTTCAGCAGTCGTCGATGCAGCCATGTCATCATGCCTTTCCAACTGATGATGACTTTTACCGCACCCGCAACCATGCTTCTAAGGATTCACGGAGTGATTTCTATTGG GCAGAACCGTACGCATGCAATGCCATCACTGACAATATATACGCCGATGTGAGTGCATCGCAACAGTCGAAACATGTTCAGCACTATTCAATGGAACCAAATAAACAAACGA ATATGGAAACTCTTCTGATCCGATCTCCATCGAAACGCCAGCGTGATTGTATCCATGATCCATGTGATATCCCTCTGAAGAGGAGTTGTCGTCAGGAAGG gaatgaTGCAACATTCACGTGTGGTTGTGATGAACTCCCTTTTTCGCCGTATTCCAATAGATTTACTGTGAG AAACCTTGACGGTGTGGAGAAATCATTGGAATTGGACGATTTGGTCGATATGGTTTTACAAGTGGCAAAAGATGTTGAGGATTCTAATATAG CGGAGCATGTGGTGAATCTTTCTAAAAGGCGGCTACAAAACAAGATGGCAGCGGCTCGTTATCGAGACAAACAGAAGGAAAGGCAC CGATATTTGCAAAAAGAACAAGTCGAGCTGGAGAGAAAGAATGCGAAACTAAAAGAAATCGTCCAAGGTCTGGAGCGCGAAGTCGTCGAGTACAAGGCGAAAATTATGCAAATAACTTTTGATCTCACTCACTAA
- a CDS encoding hypothetical protein (NECATOR_CHRIV.G15754.T1) — MVKNHGQWLPHALSNGNRQRRLDICTQLLSRIRRFDWLETIVTGDEKRIPYVNDSHKRAWCAGDEMPDPFVKGEKVMLSVWWGVHGIYRFELLPDNTTVTAKVYCAQLQILADKIYKEHKKLDNVRLLHDNARPHIANKTSQKILELGREALPHPPYSPDLAPSDYHLFRSLQHRLEEKSYDDRDHLENGLPAFFASKSPEFYAKGIRDLVRPWQKFVDVDEDYFV, encoded by the coding sequence ATGGTGAAAAACCacggtcagtggctcccacatgcattgagcaaCGGCAACCGtcaaagacgcctggacatctgcactcagctgctctccagaatccgcagattcgactggctggaaaccattgtcactggagatgaaaaacgGATCCCCTACGTCAACGACAgccacaaacgtgcgtggtgcgctggcgatgaaatgccggatcctttcgtaAAAGGTGAGAAGGTtatgctgagcgtctggtggggagtacatggaatctaccgcttcgaactgctgccggacaatacgacagttactgccaaggtctactgcgctcaactgcaaatactggccgacaagatctaCAAGGAGCACaagaagctcgacaacgttcgcctgctgcacgataacgcgcgccctcacatcgcgaataagacttcccagaaaattctggagctcggacGGGAAgctctaccgcacccaccgtacagcccggacttggccccgagcgactaccacctcttccgatcgcttcagcaccgcctggaagagaagagctacgatgatcgtgaccacctcgaaaatggcCTTccggctttcttcgcctccaagtcgccggagttctacgccaaaggaatccgtgatcttgtgagacctTGGCAGAAgtttgtcgatgttgatgaagATTATTTCgtctaa
- a CDS encoding hypothetical protein (NECATOR_CHRIV.G15751.T2) — protein MAISDLIQAIQDVAWPEFLQPHVEVLLLWITWAVDYIDLDYLEQNIARWLPDLIGWANRILKTTKGIVGKKDLAAWCECIADWAVGGKL, from the exons ATGGCCATATCCGATCTGATCCAAGCGATACAAG ATGTGGCATGGCCTGAATTTTTGCAACCACATGTTGAAGTACTTCTTTTGTGGATCACCTGGGCAGTCGACTACATTGATTTGGACTACCTCGAG CAAAAtatcgcaaggtggctccctgatcttataggttgggcgaatcgaattttgaagaccaccaaaggaattgttggaaagaaggacCTTGCGGCTTGGTGCGAATGCATCGCAGATTGGGCGGTTGGTGGCAAACTCTAG
- a CDS encoding hypothetical protein (NECATOR_CHRIV.G15752.T1): MSSRREMKIITERFYSNLFRSSIPVSSPIIPTDEALPRIFPSEVRVAIKNMKPGTATGPDFISADFLWGGGHPLHVILAAHTTSYLQKERIPEKWKIFGREPFLSTRKTVSRVIEICREYRLPLVLTFVDYEKAFDSVEMNAILSSLVDQGSQIVETSSYVSFGRSMNMENDLKEKLNKRMRAAWAAFAPVRDATD, translated from the exons ATGTCTTCTCGACGCGAGATgaaaatcattacggagaggttctactcgaatcttttccgttcatcaattcctgtgtcaagcccgatcatccccactgatGAAGCTCTACCACGGATTTTCCCATCGGAAGTaagagtcgctatcaagaacatgaaacctggcacagccaccggacctgattttatatcagcagactttctttggggtggtggccatccacttcatgtaatcttagcagcgcacacgacatcctaccttcagaaagaaaggatcccagaaaAGTGGAAGATCTTTGGAAgagaaccgttcttatccacaagaaag accgtgtcgagggtcatagagatTTGCCGGGAATATCGCCtaccccttgttctaaccttcgtcgactatgagaaagcttttgacagcgtagaaatgaatgcaatactgtcatcgctggtcgatcaag GCTcgcaaatcgtggaaacttcgtcatacgtatcgttcggacgttctatgaacatggaaaacgatttgaaggaaaaactgaataaaaggatgagagcagcatgggcagcatttgcACCCGTCAGGGATGCTACGGACTAA